A stretch of Nonomuraea africana DNA encodes these proteins:
- a CDS encoding VOC family protein encodes MLTTQFVPGAPTWLDLGAPDVKAAAAFYTGVFGWSFQSAGPQGGDYGFLQLDGKTVAALGPLTEEGARPAWTTYFATADADATAALVERHGGEVRAAPSDVFTKGRMAHFTDPAGAEFAVWQARDLGGLDLVTEPGSLGWVELHVQDAEEVLPFYQAVFGWRAQSVAMGPMTYRILSTGESEDTSFGGLTELMPDDRPHWAPYFEVSDCDGTVAMAQQLGGTLVAPAESVEGVGRFATLDDPFGARFSVITSTP; translated from the coding sequence ATGCTCACCACACAGTTCGTTCCAGGAGCGCCGACCTGGCTGGATCTCGGTGCGCCAGACGTGAAGGCGGCCGCCGCCTTCTACACAGGGGTGTTCGGCTGGTCCTTCCAGTCCGCGGGGCCGCAGGGCGGCGATTACGGCTTCCTGCAGCTCGACGGCAAAACGGTCGCGGCCTTGGGTCCCCTCACCGAGGAGGGCGCCAGGCCGGCCTGGACCACCTACTTCGCCACTGCCGACGCCGACGCCACCGCCGCGCTGGTGGAGCGGCACGGCGGCGAGGTCCGCGCCGCACCGTCCGACGTCTTCACCAAGGGCCGGATGGCCCACTTCACCGACCCGGCGGGGGCGGAGTTCGCGGTGTGGCAAGCGCGCGACCTGGGCGGCCTCGACCTCGTCACCGAGCCCGGCTCGCTCGGCTGGGTGGAGCTCCACGTCCAGGACGCGGAGGAGGTCCTGCCGTTCTACCAGGCCGTCTTCGGGTGGAGGGCGCAGTCGGTGGCGATGGGGCCGATGACGTACCGGATCCTGTCGACGGGCGAGAGCGAGGACACGAGCTTCGGCGGGCTGACCGAACTGATGCCGGACGACCGGCCGCACTGGGCCCCGTACTTCGAGGTCTCCGACTGCGACGGCACGGTCGCCATGGCCCAGCAACTGGGCGGCACCCTCGTCGCGCCGGCGGAGTCGGTCGAGGGAGTGGGCAGATTCGCCACGCTCGACGACCCGTTCGGCGCCCGCTTCTCCGTGATCACCAGCACCCCCTGA
- a CDS encoding FAD-binding oxidoreductase, with translation MPDPAAFGHSLDGELFSPDSPGYEAIRRPVHLAYREVRPRLVVLCRSVSDVVDTMAYAAATGDRIAPRGGGHCFAGRSSTDGIVLDMSGLDGISVADDQSATIGAGARLGQVYAALHAYGRTLPAGCGPTVGITGLTLGGGIGLLGRKHGLTCDRLVGAQVVLPDGSVVDCDHDHEPDLFWGLRGAGGGQFGVVTSLRFDTVPEPMTTRVEAHWSNIALEELVAAWQAWAPDAPDEFTVNLTLESVPGAPVQATLFGASTLEEGSTRELLQEFIDRAGVAPTIELRTGLPYHHLKSTFADSRDVPERAQRIRSEFFHHTMAHRTLASLLTQFGDPRTMGRRQLTFTAMGGAYNRIMEDAAAFAHRNERFLLEHIADAADPWVDRSWATAHADGSGRVYPNFPDPALDDWAVAYHAGNHPRLAAVKNAYDPHRFFDFPQAI, from the coding sequence GTGCCCGACCCAGCCGCATTCGGCCATTCACTCGACGGCGAGTTGTTCAGCCCTGACTCGCCGGGCTACGAAGCGATCCGCCGCCCGGTCCACCTCGCCTACCGGGAGGTGCGTCCCCGGCTCGTGGTTCTGTGCCGCTCGGTCTCGGACGTCGTCGACACCATGGCGTACGCAGCAGCTACGGGGGACCGCATCGCCCCTCGTGGCGGGGGGCACTGCTTCGCGGGCCGATCGTCGACGGACGGGATCGTGCTCGACATGTCCGGCCTCGATGGCATCTCCGTGGCAGATGACCAGAGCGCCACGATCGGAGCCGGCGCTCGCCTGGGACAGGTGTACGCGGCGTTACACGCCTACGGCCGGACCCTGCCGGCCGGGTGCGGTCCCACCGTCGGCATCACCGGCCTCACCCTCGGCGGCGGGATCGGGCTGCTCGGTCGCAAGCACGGGCTCACCTGCGATCGCCTCGTCGGCGCACAGGTCGTGCTCCCCGACGGCAGCGTCGTGGATTGCGACCACGACCACGAACCAGACTTGTTCTGGGGTCTGCGCGGCGCGGGTGGCGGCCAGTTCGGTGTGGTCACGTCACTGCGGTTCGACACCGTCCCTGAGCCGATGACCACCCGCGTCGAGGCGCACTGGTCGAACATCGCTCTCGAGGAACTGGTCGCCGCCTGGCAAGCCTGGGCACCGGACGCCCCGGACGAATTTACCGTCAACCTCACCCTTGAGTCTGTGCCCGGCGCACCTGTCCAGGCCACCCTCTTCGGCGCCTCCACCCTCGAGGAGGGATCGACCCGGGAGCTGCTGCAGGAGTTCATCGATCGGGCGGGCGTGGCCCCCACGATCGAGTTGCGCACCGGCCTGCCGTACCACCACCTGAAGAGCACCTTTGCCGACTCGCGGGATGTACCGGAACGCGCCCAGCGGATCAGGTCGGAGTTCTTCCACCACACGATGGCCCACCGCACCCTCGCATCGCTCCTGACCCAGTTCGGCGACCCAAGGACCATGGGCCGGCGACAGCTCACGTTCACCGCGATGGGCGGGGCCTACAACAGGATCATGGAGGACGCCGCCGCGTTCGCCCACCGCAACGAACGCTTCCTGCTCGAGCACATCGCCGACGCGGCCGACCCGTGGGTCGATCGTTCCTGGGCGACCGCCCACGCCGACGGGTCAGGGCGTGTCTACCCCAACTTCCCCGACCCCGCGCTCGACGACTGGGCCGTGGCGTACCACGCGGGTAACCACCCCCGGCTGGCAGCGGTCAAGAACGCCTACGACCCGCACCGATTCTTCGACTTCCCCCAAGCCATCTGA
- a CDS encoding dihydrofolate reductase family protein, producing MYEHSSHWGGGGPHPTAPLFVLSHRPAPEISEKQRLVTTGIEDAIAAARAAAGDKDVGLMGGGLVTEALMAGLVDEVILHQVPVLLGGGRSFFQEFPKHVGLRLLEAVPASGVTHLHHEVIR from the coding sequence ATTTACGAGCACTCCAGCCATTGGGGAGGCGGCGGCCCGCACCCGACGGCGCCACTCTTCGTCCTCAGCCACCGGCCCGCACCCGAGATCAGCGAGAAGCAGAGGCTCGTCACGACCGGCATCGAGGACGCCATCGCCGCGGCCCGCGCGGCCGCCGGCGACAAGGACGTCGGCCTGATGGGCGGCGGTCTGGTCACCGAAGCGCTCATGGCGGGCCTCGTCGACGAGGTGATCCTCCACCAGGTGCCCGTTCTGCTGGGCGGCGGTCGGAGCTTCTTCCAGGAGTTCCCCAAGCATGTGGGCCTCCGTCTGCTGGAGGCCGTCCCGGCGTCCGGCGTGACCCACCTCCACCACGAGGTGATCCGATGA
- a CDS encoding PPOX class F420-dependent oxidoreductase, translated as MLDPDVRRVLEGASIAHLATVLPDGSPHTAPVYVGAHGDRIVFFTGPGMRKARNLRRDPRMALSITPVDNPFEPVIIRGRVVEWIEGDAAWEMIDQLATKYTGAPYPRGQERVVVVIEPDRQTVGVG; from the coding sequence ATGCTTGACCCCGACGTGCGCCGCGTACTCGAGGGCGCCTCGATCGCTCACCTCGCCACCGTCCTCCCAGACGGTTCGCCCCACACCGCTCCCGTCTATGTCGGCGCCCACGGCGACCGAATCGTCTTCTTCACCGGTCCGGGCATGCGCAAAGCGCGCAACCTGCGCCGCGACCCTCGGATGGCGCTGTCCATCACGCCCGTCGACAACCCGTTCGAGCCCGTCATCATTCGTGGGCGAGTCGTCGAATGGATCGAGGGCGATGCGGCATGGGAGATGATCGACCAGCTGGCTACGAAGTACACCGGCGCGCCCTACCCCCGAGGACAAGAGCGCGTCGTGGTCGTGATCGAGCCCGACCGGCAGACCGTCGGTGTCGGCTGA
- a CDS encoding SDR family NAD(P)-dependent oxidoreductase — MSGVLVVGSSSPIGRAIGRAFAADGDTVVGVALEEVDEPDFARSLVLDCASAEGAAAAVGAVVEAAGRLDVVVLAAAVMPVAPIIETTDAQWRAALDAVLGTAFAVSRAALPRLAAGRSGDGGAIVAVSSVNAFLAAPGLPAYAAAKAGLEGLVRQLALEYGPHGVRVNAVAPGMIGGEGVPDAAAGYPLGRTGTPEEVAQAVRFLARAGFVTGVVLPVDGGLSIASPAAFLREDLRGRWL, encoded by the coding sequence GTGAGCGGCGTGCTGGTGGTCGGCTCCAGCTCGCCGATCGGCCGGGCGATCGGCAGGGCCTTCGCCGCCGACGGCGACACGGTCGTCGGCGTCGCGCTGGAGGAGGTCGACGAGCCCGACTTCGCCAGGAGCCTGGTGCTCGACTGCGCGAGCGCCGAAGGGGCAGCGGCCGCCGTCGGGGCCGTGGTCGAGGCCGCGGGCCGCCTGGACGTGGTCGTGCTGGCCGCGGCCGTCATGCCGGTCGCGCCGATCATCGAGACCACCGACGCGCAGTGGCGGGCGGCGCTCGACGCCGTGCTCGGCACCGCCTTCGCGGTCAGCCGCGCCGCGCTGCCCAGGCTGGCCGCCGGCCGGTCAGGGGACGGTGGCGCGATCGTCGCCGTCAGCTCGGTCAACGCCTTCCTCGCCGCTCCCGGCCTGCCCGCCTACGCGGCCGCCAAGGCGGGGCTCGAAGGACTGGTCAGGCAGCTGGCCCTGGAGTACGGCCCGCACGGCGTCAGGGTCAACGCGGTCGCCCCGGGGATGATCGGCGGCGAGGGCGTTCCGGACGCGGCGGCGGGCTATCCGCTGGGCCGTACCGGCACGCCGGAGGAGGTGGCGCAGGCCGTGCGCTTCCTCGCCCGCGCCGGGTTCGTCACCGGGGTGGTCCTTCCCGTCGACGGCGGCCTGTCCATCGCCTCGCCCGCCGCCTTCCTGCGCGAGGACCTGCGCGGACGCTGGCTCTGA
- a CDS encoding alpha/beta hydrolase, whose translation MTQHPNLDPELAAAVEELVMPDLSRLTPSDLPALRAQAAAMVAASAVPDPLVTIEDLRVPGPEGDPDVRLRVYRPAEPVQVQLPCLYWIHGGGMVVGSPDADDPFAGHFVKEIGCVVVSVDYRLAPEHPDPAPVEDCFAGLLWTAKNATELGIDPTRLAVGGASAGGGLAAGTVLLARDRGGPALTFQLLVCPMLDDRDNTPSTAQFETAVVWNRAANVFGWSALLGDRKGGEDVSPYAAPARAHDLSGLPRTFIDVGELEVFRDECLTYAQRLAQAGVSTELHLYPGAFHGFDVIVPDAEVSRLAQATRITALRRALLR comes from the coding sequence ATGACGCAGCATCCCAACCTCGACCCCGAGCTCGCCGCCGCGGTGGAGGAGCTGGTGATGCCCGATCTGTCCAGGCTGACGCCCAGCGACCTGCCCGCCCTGCGCGCCCAGGCGGCCGCCATGGTCGCCGCGTCGGCCGTGCCTGACCCGCTCGTCACCATCGAGGACCTACGGGTGCCAGGCCCCGAAGGCGACCCCGACGTACGGCTGCGCGTCTACCGACCCGCAGAGCCCGTGCAGGTCCAGCTCCCCTGCCTGTACTGGATCCACGGCGGCGGCATGGTCGTGGGGAGCCCCGACGCCGACGACCCCTTCGCCGGGCACTTCGTGAAGGAGATCGGCTGCGTGGTGGTGTCCGTCGACTACCGTCTCGCGCCGGAGCATCCCGACCCCGCGCCGGTCGAGGACTGCTTCGCGGGCCTGCTCTGGACCGCCAAGAACGCCACCGAGCTGGGCATCGACCCCACCCGGCTCGCGGTGGGCGGCGCCAGCGCGGGCGGCGGGCTCGCGGCGGGCACGGTCCTGCTGGCCAGGGACAGGGGCGGCCCTGCCCTCACCTTCCAGCTGTTGGTCTGCCCCATGCTCGACGACCGCGACAACACGCCTTCGACGGCGCAGTTCGAAACGGCGGTGGTCTGGAACAGGGCGGCCAACGTCTTCGGCTGGTCCGCGCTGCTCGGCGACAGGAAGGGTGGAGAAGACGTCTCGCCGTACGCGGCTCCGGCCCGCGCCCATGACCTGTCCGGGCTGCCACGGACGTTCATCGACGTCGGAGAACTGGAGGTGTTCCGGGACGAATGCCTCACCTACGCCCAGCGACTGGCCCAGGCGGGCGTTTCCACGGAACTGCACCTCTACCCCGGCGCCTTCCACGGATTCGACGTGATCGTCCCGGACGCCGAGGTGAGCCGCCTCGCCCAAGCCACCCGTATCACCGCCCTACGCCGCGCCCTCCTCCGCTGA
- a CDS encoding dihydrodipicolinate synthase family protein: MSRGLIPVLATPFHPDGTLDLPSLRRLVDFQLESGVDGMAVFGFASEGFTLTAAERAQILGVVAGNGVPVVAGVGATGTPDAIEQVRSAAEHGADVVMLLPPYLVKPSASQVIDFFGAVAAEGGLPVMIQDAPAQTGVPMPVSLLVELLKLDCVESVKIETQPTAPKVGALAADFAVLGGQNALFVLEEYARGAVGTMPACEFPDLLGPVLRTWSAGDRAGARAAFTRLLPLIRYGLQPGIAWSIHKHVLVRRGVIASATVRPPALDADPATLAWLDDILDDLS, encoded by the coding sequence GTGAGCCGCGGTCTGATCCCCGTCCTCGCCACCCCCTTCCACCCCGACGGCACGCTCGACCTCCCCTCGCTGCGCCGCCTGGTCGACTTCCAGCTCGAGTCGGGTGTGGACGGCATGGCCGTCTTCGGCTTCGCCAGCGAGGGCTTCACCCTCACCGCCGCCGAGCGCGCGCAGATCCTCGGCGTGGTCGCGGGCAACGGCGTCCCCGTGGTCGCAGGCGTCGGCGCTACCGGCACGCCCGACGCGATCGAGCAGGTCAGGTCCGCCGCCGAGCACGGCGCCGACGTGGTGATGCTGCTCCCGCCGTACCTGGTCAAGCCCAGCGCCTCGCAGGTGATCGACTTCTTCGGCGCGGTGGCCGCCGAAGGCGGCCTGCCGGTGATGATCCAGGATGCGCCCGCGCAGACCGGCGTGCCGATGCCCGTCTCCCTGCTGGTGGAGCTGCTGAAGCTGGACTGCGTCGAGTCGGTCAAGATCGAGACGCAGCCCACCGCGCCCAAGGTCGGCGCGCTGGCCGCCGACTTCGCCGTCCTCGGCGGGCAGAACGCCCTGTTCGTCCTGGAGGAGTACGCGCGCGGCGCGGTCGGCACCATGCCCGCCTGCGAGTTCCCCGACCTGCTCGGCCCCGTCCTGCGCACCTGGTCCGCGGGTGACCGCGCGGGGGCGCGCGCGGCCTTCACCAGGTTGCTGCCCCTCATCAGGTACGGCCTGCAGCCCGGCATCGCCTGGTCCATCCATAAGCACGTGCTGGTCAGGAGGGGCGTCATCGCCTCGGCCACGGTCCGGCCCCCCGCGCTCGACGCCGACCCCGCCACGCTGGCCTGGCTCGACGACATCCTGGACGACCTCTCGTGA
- a CDS encoding mandelate racemase/muconate lactonizing enzyme family protein, which produces MLQVKIERVETFVVKLVPPEAYLGAHPGEAEGGYFLRPPWRSLYSARFETVLTRITCSDGSYGWGEGLAPVAPEVLKEIIDRLLAPALLGQDPRRVRPLWSRLGGLMRERGHLVGHQADAMAAVDIALWDLAGKLHGAPVHALLGGAFRDEVPTYVSGLPRPTDAERAALAAEWAGRGVRAIKLHLGNGVDEDLATYDAVAAAHPDLKVAVDAHWAYDLSQALRLGRALDERGAWFLEAPLVPEDLAAHRELAAALATPVAVGEAMRNRYEFRSWLEARAVDLCQPDVGRTGITEAMAIAEVAAAHHVPVAPHHSVGLGVMVAAGVHLAAAIEAMPALEYQPGTMAVADRILTAPISGGPVSYALSDSPGLGVEVDLSLIEEQQ; this is translated from the coding sequence ATGCTGCAAGTGAAGATCGAGCGAGTGGAAACCTTCGTGGTGAAGCTCGTACCCCCCGAGGCGTACCTGGGAGCGCATCCAGGCGAGGCGGAAGGCGGGTACTTCCTGCGCCCGCCATGGCGCAGCCTCTACTCCGCCCGCTTCGAGACCGTGCTGACGAGGATCACCTGCTCCGACGGCTCGTACGGCTGGGGCGAGGGCCTCGCGCCCGTCGCGCCCGAGGTGCTCAAGGAGATCATCGACAGGCTGCTCGCGCCCGCCCTGCTCGGCCAGGATCCGCGCAGGGTGCGTCCGCTGTGGAGCAGGCTCGGCGGGCTCATGCGCGAGCGCGGCCACCTCGTGGGCCACCAGGCCGACGCCATGGCCGCCGTCGACATCGCGCTCTGGGACCTGGCGGGCAAGCTGCACGGCGCTCCCGTCCATGCCTTGCTGGGCGGCGCCTTCCGCGACGAGGTGCCCACCTACGTCTCGGGGCTGCCCCGTCCGACCGACGCCGAGCGCGCCGCGCTGGCCGCCGAATGGGCGGGACGGGGGGTCCGGGCGATCAAGCTGCACCTCGGCAACGGCGTGGACGAGGACCTGGCGACCTACGACGCGGTGGCGGCCGCGCACCCGGACCTCAAGGTCGCCGTCGACGCGCACTGGGCCTACGACCTGTCGCAGGCGCTGCGCCTGGGCAGGGCGCTCGACGAGCGCGGCGCCTGGTTCCTCGAGGCGCCGCTCGTGCCCGAGGACCTGGCCGCCCACCGCGAGCTGGCCGCCGCGCTGGCCACCCCCGTCGCCGTGGGCGAAGCGATGCGCAACCGCTACGAGTTTCGCTCCTGGCTGGAGGCCAGAGCGGTGGACCTGTGCCAGCCCGACGTGGGCCGCACCGGCATCACGGAAGCCATGGCCATCGCCGAGGTCGCCGCCGCCCACCACGTCCCGGTCGCGCCGCACCACTCGGTGGGGCTCGGCGTCATGGTCGCGGCGGGCGTGCACCTCGCCGCCGCCATCGAGGCCATGCCCGCCCTGGAGTACCAGCCGGGCACGATGGCCGTCGCCGACCGCATCCTCACCGCGCCGATCTCCGGCGGACCCGTCAGCTACGCCCTGTCCGACAGCCCAGGCCTCGGCGTCGAGGTCGACCTCTCCCTGATCGAGGAGCAGCAGTGA
- a CDS encoding NAD-dependent epimerase/dehydratase family protein yields the protein MILVTGGLGMIGAHTARALVDLGHEVVVTTHRRTEVPSFLAGRVTVEPLDVTDRDAFLALADRHDISDIVHLAGTIPDEDPVAFFRTDTTGLLNALDAARAWGVRRFAVASSLGVYIGRTETPWHEELALPTAELPHLIIAFKKAVEPLTTHSLQGSGVQPVVLRIGTIWGPLVDPESPFFHIPSYISAALRGEQPRPLHADDGGDCCYAPDAGRAIALLTTAQTLRHDTYNVSSGRPFTNREFADALQAIAPDLRLDLLPGRQAGPGDDPYLDITRLTHDTGFTPAFDTAKAVADYVAWRADNPR from the coding sequence ATGATCCTCGTCACCGGAGGGCTGGGCATGATCGGCGCCCACACCGCCCGCGCGCTCGTCGACCTCGGACACGAGGTCGTCGTCACCACGCACCGCCGGACCGAGGTCCCCTCGTTCCTCGCCGGCCGGGTCACCGTGGAACCCCTCGACGTCACCGACCGGGACGCCTTCCTCGCCCTCGCCGACCGCCACGACATCAGCGACATCGTCCACCTCGCCGGCACCATCCCCGACGAGGACCCGGTCGCCTTCTTCCGCACGGACACGACCGGCCTGCTCAACGCGCTGGACGCCGCCCGCGCCTGGGGCGTCCGCAGGTTCGCCGTCGCCAGCAGCCTCGGCGTGTACATCGGCCGGACCGAGACCCCCTGGCACGAGGAACTCGCGCTGCCCACCGCGGAGCTGCCGCACCTGATCATCGCCTTCAAGAAGGCCGTCGAGCCACTCACCACGCACAGCCTCCAGGGCAGCGGCGTCCAGCCGGTCGTGCTCCGGATCGGGACCATCTGGGGACCGCTCGTCGACCCGGAATCACCGTTCTTTCACATCCCCTCCTACATCAGCGCCGCGCTCCGCGGTGAGCAGCCGCGGCCACTGCACGCCGACGACGGCGGTGACTGCTGCTACGCACCCGACGCCGGGCGCGCGATCGCCCTCCTGACGACCGCGCAGACCCTGCGGCACGACACCTACAACGTCTCCAGCGGCCGGCCGTTCACCAACCGCGAGTTCGCGGACGCCCTGCAGGCGATCGCCCCCGATCTGCGGCTCGACCTCCTGCCCGGACGGCAGGCCGGCCCCGGCGACGACCCCTACCTCGACATCACCCGGCTCACCCACGACACCGGCTTCACGCCGGCCTTCGACACCGCCAAGGCGGTCGCCGACTACGTCGCGTGGCGCGCCGACAACCCCCGCTGA